Proteins from a single region of Punica granatum isolate Tunisia-2019 chromosome 8, ASM765513v2, whole genome shotgun sequence:
- the LOC116188245 gene encoding lachrymatory-factor synthase, translated as MESLSAPKWKAKVSTLALEMATADQIWPLLLDFFNLHQWFPSLAMCRGVHGTNGEPGAIRYCTGFSLSASSIDSQPTKYDLGNKDKSDPVNWSKEKLVSVDHVKRSLSYEIVENIGFKSYVSTIGVVPRGDGCLIEWEIVVDPVEGWELDDLVSKYEMGLKGMAKNMEDHVLGIH; from the coding sequence ATGGAGTCCTTATCAGCTCCCAAGTGGAAGGCTAAGGTGTCCACCTTAGCCCTAGAGATGGCCACGGCAGATCAGATATGGCCCCTCCTCCTGGATTTCTTCAACCTCCACCAGTGGTTCCCTAGCCTCGCCATGTGCCGAGGAGTCCATGGTACCAACGGCGAGCCTGGTGCCATTCGGTACTGCACCGGTTTCTCGTTATCAGCGTCGTCGATAGATAGCCAACCGACAAAATATGATCTTGGCAATAAGGATAAGTCCGATCCTGTTAACTGGTCAAAGGAAAAACTCGTGAGCGTAGATCATGTTAAACGGAGTCTAAGTTACGAGATTGTGGAGAACATTGGATTCAAGTCTTACGTTTCCACAATCGGTGTTGTCCCGAGGGGAGACGGGTGCTTGATCGAATGGGAGATTGTTGTCGATCCGGTGGAAGGGTGGGAACTGGATGATTTGGTGAGCAAGTATGAGATGGGTCTTAAGGGCATGGCCAAGAACATGGAAGATCATGTATTGGGAATTCACTAA
- the LOC116187052 gene encoding lachrymatory-factor synthase, translating to MAEEKSQPKWEGSSTAEIRPFTAAQVWPLLADDFCSLHKWLPGIDTCRWVEGTPGQPGLTRYCADSSTSKWANEKLIAIDAQEMCYSYEVTDNNIGFRSYVATIRVSPLTEGAGCKVEWSFTVEPVEEWKLEDMRAFIESGLHGMARNLETALKSQETA from the exons ATGGCGGAAGAAAAATCCCAACCAAAATGGGAAGGCTCGTCCACGGCGGAGATAAGGCCCTTCACGGCGGCCCAAGTGTGGCCGCTCCTGGCGGATGACTTCTGCAGCCTCCATAAGTGGCTACCCGGCATAGACACCTGCCGCTGGGTCGAGGGGACTCCCGGACAGCCCGGACTGACCCGTTACTGCGCCGACTCGTCGACTTCCAAGTGGGCTAATGAGAAGCTGATCGCCATCGATGCTCAGGAAATGTGTTACAGCTACGAGGTCACCGACAACAATATCGGGTTCCGGTCCTACGTCGCGACCATCCGAGTTTCACCATTGACCGAAG GAGCTGGGTGCAAGGTTGAGTGGTCTTTCACGGTGGAACCCGTGGAGGAGTGGAAGCTGGAAGATATGAGGGCTTTCATTGAGTCCGGCCTCCACGGCATGGCCCGCAATCTGGAGACTGCCCTTAAATCGCAAGAAACTGCTTGA
- the LOC116188969 gene encoding uncharacterized protein LOC116188969 — protein MEGQRLHKAFSDVSIEFNSYMNIIDEIALAIPTTSTDEVEEVSCECCGLKEDCTKPYILKIKDAHSGRWVCGLCSEAVKERLTKLSPRSAIKEALSSHMEFCLKFNNATRLNPKLSITCAMKEIAKRSLEHRNSGKPPVSNKIYRTTSCVPRIDH, from the exons ATG GAAGGTCAAAGACTTCATAAGGCGTTCTCCGACGTATCAATAGAATTCAATAGCTACATGAACATTATTGATGAAATTGCACTGGCCATACCGACAACCAGTACTGATGAAGTAGAGGAAGTTTCATGTGAATGCTGCGGGCTCAAGGAGGACTGCACCAAACCCTACATCCTCAAGATCAAGGACGCTCACTCAGGAAGATGGGTTTGTGGCCTTTGCTCCGAGGCTGTGAAGGAAAGGCTGACGAAGTTGTCACCGAGATCGGCCATCAAAGAAGCTCTGAGCTCTCACATGGAGTTCTGCCTCAAGTTCAACAATGCAACCAGACTAAACCCTAAGCTATCCATTACTTGTGCCATGAAGGAAATTGCGAAGAGGAGCTTGGAGCACCGGAACTCTGGGAAGCCGCCGGTGTCGAATAAGATTTACCGTACCACCAGCTGTGTCCCAAGGATTGATCATTGA